The DNA window cccaggccccaaacactcctttcaggtgaagcagcgatttacttgtacttctttcaatgtagtatactgtattcacagtgtggtcccctctacattggggagaccaagcacagactgggtgaccgctttgcggaacatctccgctcagtccgcaagcaggaccctgagcttccggttgcttgccatttcaacactcccccctgctctcatgctcacatctctgtcctgggattgctgcagtgttccagtgaacatcaacgcaagctcgaggaacagcatctcatctaccgattaggcacactacagcctgccggactgaacattgagttcaataatttcatagcatgacagccccccattttactttcatttttagttattttttcttccttttttctacattcttttttacattttttacaatctttttttgcatttatttcatttcatcttagtttgtcagttttcttacccactgttttttcaggtttgcacttgttgCTGTTCAGTGTATTTGTAATCTatactaatctgtactaatgctttgtctttcaacacaccattaacatattgtttgccttttctccgtgaccttttggtcagctatgtggcctggtccaatctacaccttctcctttgttatctctcgccccacccccaccttgcttgcttatcatctgtgacttttcttatatttgtcagttccgaagaagggtcactgacccgaaaagttaactctgcttctctttccacagatgctgccagacctgctgaatgattccagcatttcttgtttttgtttcagatttccagcatccgcagtattttgcttttataataaaagtactgcattgggggaaggccgatttcaatatgataaaacaggatctggccaaagtggacagggagcagctacttgtaggaaagtctacaccagaccagtgggagtcattaaaaaaggaaatagtgagagttcagggccaacatattcctgTAAACGTGAAGAGTAGGAACATTAGGTTACCTTGGATGCAAAGTGCTATAAAGGATTGGATCAGAACAAAAAGAGGTTTAtgtcagattcagagtgctgaagacAGTGGTTCCATAGAGGAGTATAGTAAGCctcgggggatacttaaaaaagtaattaggtgagcgaagagggggcatgaagaaCAGTGGCAGTCAAGATAAAGGATAataccaaggtgttttataagtatataagggcggcacagtggtgcagtggttaacaccgcagcctcgcagctccagcgacccgggttcaattctgggtactgcctgtgtggagtttgcaagttctccctgtgtctgagtgggtttcacccaggagctctggtttcctcccacatgccaaagacttgcaggttgataggtaaattgaccattataaattgcccctagtaatttataggtcggtggcagggaaatatagggacaggtgcggatgtggtaggcatatggaattagtgcaggattagtataaatgtgtggttgatggtgggccgaagggcctgatttagtgctgtatctcttaaaaaaaaattaagggcaggaggataaccagggaaagagtagggcccatgagggaACAAAGCAGCAAACTGTGTGTGAAGAcgaaggtgaggttttaaatgattacttttcaactgTGTCCATTATGGAGAAAGACAATGTAGGcattgagatcagggagggggattgtgatttaCTTGAACAAATtcgtattgaaagggaggaggtattcgcggttttagcaggcttaaaagtggataaatccccaggctcagatgagctgTGTTTACCAGGCTACTATGTGAGTCAAGGGAGAAGATTGCAGGAGAtctgacacagattttcaaatcctctctggccagaggagacgtaccagaggactggaggacagtgaatgtggtactattattcaagaagggtagcagtgataaaccaggtaattacaggccagtgagtctaacatcagtgggaggggaacaattgggaaaaattctgagagacaggcttaatcaccatttggagaggcagggattaatcaaggaaagtcagcatggttttttcagagggagatcatgtctaccaaatttgattgaatttttcgaggtggtgtctaggtgtgtagatgagggtaaaacagttggcatcgactagatggacttcagtaagtcttttgatacataaatgatttggaggaaagtataggtggtctgattaacaattttgcaggcgacactaagattggtggagtagcagatagtgaaggggactgtcagagaatacagcagaatagagatagactggagagttgggcagagaaatggcagatggagttcaatcagggcaaatgcgaggtgatgcattttggaagatccaattcaagagtgaactaaacagtaaatggaaaagtcctggggaaaattgatgtacagagagatttgggtgttcaggtccattgttccctgaaggtggcaacgcacgtcaatagagtggacaagaaggcatacagcatgctttccttcatcggacggggtattgagtacaagagttggcaggtcatgttgcagttgtataggactttggttcggccacatttggaatactgcgtgcagttctggtcgccacattatcaaaaggatatagatgctttggagagggtgcagaggaggttcaccaggatgttgcctggtgtggagggcgctagctatgaagagaagttgagtagattaggattattttcattagaaagacggaggttgaggggggacctgattgaggtgtacaaaatcatgagaggtatagacagggtggatagcgagaagctttttcccagagtgggggattcaattactcggggtcacgagctcaaagtgagaggggaaaagtttagggggaatatgcatggaaagtcctttacacagagggtggtgggtgcctggaatgcgttgtcggcggaggtggtagacgtgggcacgatagcgtcttttaagatgtatctagacagatacatgaatgggcaggaagtaaagagatagagacccttagaaaataggcaacatgtttagatagaggatctgggtcggcgcaggcttggagggccgaagggcctgttcctgtgctgtaattttgtttgttctttgttcacatgggagattggttaaaaagataACAGCCATATGATCCAGGGCAATTTTCAAATTGGATCAAACATTGTCTTAGTATCAGGAGGCAGAggctgatggtcgagggttgtttctgccagtggaagcctgtgaccagtggtgtcccgcagggatagtgtcccttgctgtttgcggtgtacattaatgatttagacgtgaatataggaggtatgatcagtaagtttgtagatgacacgaaaattggtggtgttgtaaatagtgaggaggaaagccttagattgcaggatgatatggatgggctggtaagatgggcatagcactggcaaatggaatttaatcctgagaagtgtgaggtgatgcattttgggaggactaacaaggccagggaatatacaatggatggtaggaccctaggaagtacagagtgtcagagggatcttggtgtacttgtccatagatcactgaaggcagtagaacagttagataaggtggtgcgGAGGGCAAATgagattcttgcctttattagctgaggcatagaatataagagcagggaggttatgatggaactgtataaaactctagttaagccgcagcaggagtactgtgtacagttccggtcgccacactacaggaaggatgtgatggcactggagagggtgcagaggagattcacaaggatgctgcctgggctggagtattccagctatgaagcgagactggataggctatgcctgtttttcttagagcagagaaggctgagggggacgtggttgaggtgtacacgattatgaggggcatagatacggtagatgggaagaaactgtttccctttgcggaggtgtcaatgaccaggtGGAATAGATTtcgggtaaggggcaggaagtttagaggatatttgaggaaaataatttcaccgagagggtggttggaatctggaacacactgcctgaagttgtgggagaggcaggaaccctcaaaacatgtaagaagcatttagatgagcacttgaaacaccatagcaaacaaggctatggacaagtgctggaaaatgggattagaatatacaGGCGATTGATGGCCAGCACATACACAATGGACCGAAGgggctttttctgtgctgtatcactctatgactctggaGGAAAGCAAAGAAAGATTCTTCCTATGAAATATGTGACTCTATAATTGTGGTCTTGTTATTCAAGTTTTTTGGCAGAAATTAAAGCacaaattagggcggcacagtggtgcagtggttagcaccgcagcctcacagctccaaggacccgggttcgattccgggtactgcctgtgtggagtttgcaagttctccctgggtctgcgtggggttttctccgggtgctccggtttcctcccacaagccaaaagacttgcaggttgataggtaaattggccattataaattgtcactggtataggtcggtggtagggaaatatagggacaggtggggatgtttggtaggaatatgggattagtgtaggattagtataaatgggtggttgatgttcggcacagactcggtgggccgaagggcctgtttcagtgctgtatatctaatctaatctaaaaaaaaaatatttctgttACTTTTTTGAAGTCCGCAGGGATTTCTGCGATTTAGTTAATATTTACACGGAGCTTGGacaaatatttacaggagggtttcTCTCACTCTCGTTATAAATATCAGACAGTGTGTTTGGGAGTTTTGATCGATCACAGTTCAGCCCTGTCGTATGATAGTCATGATGTAGTGTccaagtgagtctgttaatattctcCTGTGTTCTCCATCAGGGTCACAATATGTCTGAGGTCAGTGGGAGTATTTTGCAGTTCACAGTGTGTCTCAGGCAGTGGGTTACAGAGTATGTCAGTGAGGCTTTTAATATTAACCTGCATCACTGGACCAACGTGGGTGAATGGATCAGGCATCATATGAGGCAGGATTCGGGTTCGAATGCTGGGAAACCTTTATTTCTTCTCATTGTTTATTGAATGTAACAAttagagtaaagggatatttcaccacattcattaactgctctctgaacttagtCTGGGTTACAGCATAAAtaccagtgtttgtgcagcaactcaggagctgtagCATGAAGCCCATTTCTTGTACGAAATAAGGCCGATATATCACATAACCCAATTCACTCATTCGGTTACATATAGAAACTGCTGTAAAGAGTGACCATAACAGTATGAAATTCCCTGAAATAACAAAGAGTAAAATGAtcgatttccttctgctctccatctccgaATCTCTGTGACTCTTCCCACTGCTGTGACCCTGGAGTCTCCTTCGGGCTCTGCTGGCCACTAAAATATGTCTGACGGttaaagcattgagcagcagaatcagaacaAATGGGACACAAGGGGTGAGAATGTAGTGAATAATTTCGATTGTCCCCCATAACTCTGAATTACTATCAGTTAGATCTGCAGCACAAAACACGGGGTTATTCAGTAGGCGATAGTGTCCTAGATACATAAAATACCAgacgatgttctttaaacagctcagcactgtCACAGTTGCCAATACCAAAGTTGCCCTTTTCATGGTGCAAAATTTAGTTTTCAGCttgtgacaacaaatggccacaaatcgatcaaaggtgaaagtgacggtgaaccaaacagaacagtctgtagctgcATAAAGCAGGGCCATATGGATATTGCACACGGGAATGGACATCAGGAAAAGAAAATGctcataataaacaatgggaaagTGTCTCGATATCAGGtcaaggataatgaccagtagatctgccgttgccatggccaccaggtagcgagtgacacatttggagataccgcactttccccgagacaggataacAATCGTCAGTAAGTTAACTGTGGGGAAAGGAAATAAACAGAAGAGAAGGTATACATCAGGCTAGGAGCAAAAACACTGATGACATTTTCAGGTGAAACGTGCAACTCATTGTTATGGAGTCATAGTCATGGAgtgataacggcacagaaggaggcagttcagcccattgagttcatgttggttttccacagagcaatccaatcagttccattcccttgctcTATCGCAGTTTATCTCCCTCAAGTGTCCACAatattcttttgaaatcattgactgtctccgCCTCCACCACCCACCCATGCAGTGAgcttcaggtcattaccacacactaACACAAAAAAAACTTCTCCTCGTTTTGCCCCCTGTATGTTTCCCCAACCCTTAAAATAATGTCCCCTGGTCCTTGACCCATCAACAAATGGAACCAACTTTTCTTTGCCTGCTTTCTAAAACCAGTTAGAATCTTGTGCACAtctctcaaatctcccctcataTTCCGTTGATCCACAGCTTGTCCAACCTAATATTGTAGCTAAAAtcccgcatccctggaaccattctggtaaatcccctctgcacctgcTCAatgaccttcacatctttcctaatgtgttgttattagaactggacacaattctctagaTGCCGCCTAAACAGAGATTCAAAGGGTTAGCAAAATCAATTGTGTTGAAAAGGCTGTAATTTAATAGGCAAATCGTCAGGTAATAAGTACCAAGGACAGTTCAGGTATAAAGGTAAATAGCTTAGAATATTAAAGTAATTTTGATATCATTGAGCGTGCACCTTTAGCATCGAGCTCATACAACTTAACTAGCAGACAAAGCGCCAACGATTTTTGTTTTGTTTAGTATCTGAACGCAAATGGAAATGTTTCCACCTTATACTTCGTGACTAATTGGTTTTTAACATGAGCAGATAAAACGAGATGATAAATTTATGGTCTCAACTGGACTGTGCTGGATTGGCATGGGATCCAATTGTATATGAAATTGTCATTCAAAACAGTGATTGGAAATAAATGTATTGAAATCTGAATGAGTGACGATTGATTAAGAATGTTAGTTCATGTTATAACCCTAGTCTAACAATCAGATGTAGTGGCACTAATCTAGAACAGCAGATGGTGGAAAAAGAGACACTAACTGCAAATGATAATTCAAACATGTAAagatgtaagtgtgtgcatgtgggaTCTGCCAGAATTTgttttctgtgattctgtataaGGAAACATACTAACTATTAGTGAAAAGAAAAATGCACTacagtggatgctgaaaatcttaaATAAgtgcagaaaatgctggtaatccatagcaagtcaggcagcatctgtggagagagaaacagagttaatgttacaggtAGGTGATCTTCCAAGATTTGCTAAAAAGTCTCCTAAACCATGAAAAAATCATCTGATATGTTGTACATTTTCAGAATAGACAACAGAATGAAATTTGTTAATCACAGAGTCTCTGCTTCAGTTGGATATAGAATATCTGAACCTTGGTAATATGGTATCACGTATACCATCAATAGCCCACAACATTGCAGATGGGATGGGGAATGCCAAAGGAAGTCACAGAGTTAAATGCTGTATAGTAGTAATATCTGGATGCAGGGACATGTCAAGGGCACCAACAGCAGTGAGAATGTACAAATATCTTGAAACAACAACTCATGTGTTAATAAAGATGAAACAATTTGAAACATAGAATACCATTAATAGCTGAGCCTGTAATGTTGTCAGCCAGATTAATATTACAGTGCAACATGGATTGTAAACTTACTAACT is part of the Heterodontus francisci isolate sHetFra1 chromosome 48, sHetFra1.hap1, whole genome shotgun sequence genome and encodes:
- the LOC137357504 gene encoding probable G-protein coupled receptor 139; translated protein: MSLIDFIASYNEDMRIKRIFQNIEKIYYPFLAAVSVPLNLLTIVILSRGKCGISKCVTRYLVAMATADLLVIILDLISRHFPIVYYEHFLFLMSIPVCNIHMALLYAATDCSVWFTVTFTFDRFVAICCHKLKTKFCTMKRATLVLATVTVLSCLKNIVWYFMYLGHYRLLNNPVFCAADLTDSNSELWGTIEIIHYILTPCVPFVLILLLNALTVRHILVASRARRRLQGHSSGKSHRDSEMESRRKSIILLFVISGNFILLWSLFTAVSICNRMSELGYVIYRPYFVQEMGFMLQLLSCCTNTGIYAVTQTKFREQLMNVVKYPFTLIVTFNKQ